In the Pseudoliparis swirei isolate HS2019 ecotype Mariana Trench chromosome 21, NWPU_hadal_v1, whole genome shotgun sequence genome, one interval contains:
- the LOC130211724 gene encoding H(+)/Cl(-) exchange transporter 5-like: MDTSGFRTGSRDSLHHPSDVDDDDEMVDIAGATLDFSTDDDPPLGAGEYEQRGGGGAGGLNGPGDPVAPLEAPLPGLGTYEDFNTIDWVREKSKDRDRHREITKRSKQSTAALLHSIMDAFSGWLLMLLVGLMSGALAGGIDIAAHWLTDMKEGLCLTGFWFNHEHCCWTSNETTFKERDRCPQWQSWAELITGTSEGAFAYIVNYLMYILWALLFALLAVALVRAFAPYACGSGIPEIKTILSGFIIRGYLGKWTLIIKTITLVLAVSSGLSLGKEGPLVHVACCCANILCHLFTKYRKNEAKRREVLSAAAAVGVSVAFGAPIGGVLFSLEEVSYYFPLKTLWRSFFAALVAAFTLRSINPFGNSRLVLFYVEFHAPWHLVELAPFILLGIFGGLWGALFIRANIAWCRRRKSTHLGHYPVMEVLVVTALTAVLAFPNSYTRMSGAELIAELFNDCSLLDSSQLCGYKQINASEPVGTSLADRPAGVGLYTALWQLALALVFKMMITVITFGMKVPSGLFIPSLAVGAIAGRLLGVGMEQLAYYNHDSFIFRGWCSPGADCITPGLYAMVGAAACLGGVTRMTVSLVVIMFELTGGLEYIVPLMAATMTSKWVADALGREGIYEAHIRLNGYPFLEPKEEFGHSSLAVDVMRPRRSDPALAVLTQEGMTVGEVEALVESTRYSGFPVVVSPESQRLVGFVLRRDLLISIDNARKHQEGVVSASQVFFTEHAPPAQPDDAPPPLRLRSIVDLSPFTVTDHTPMDITVDIFRKMGLRQCLVTHNGRLLGIITKKDILKHMAQIANRDTDSILFN, translated from the exons ATGGACACTTCCGGTTTCCGCACCGGAAGCCGCGACAGCCTCCACCACCCGAGTGACGTCGACGATGACGACGAGATGGTGGACATCGCGGGCGCCACGCTGGACTTCTCCACGGACGACGACCCCCCCCTCGGCGCAG gtGAGTACGAGCAgcgcggcggcgggggggccgGCGGTCTGAACGGCCCCGGCGACCCCGTGGCCCCTCTGGAGGCCCCGCTGCCCGGCCTGGGCACCTACGAGGACTTCAACACCATCGACTGGGTCCGCGAGAAGAGCAAGGACCGGGACCGGCACCGAGAG atcaCCAAGAGGAGCAAGCAGTCCACGGCGGCCCTGCTGCACAGCATCATGGACGCCTTCTCCGGCTGGCTGCTCATGCTGCTGGTGGGCCTCATGTCAG gcgcTCTGGCCGGTGGCATCGACATCGCGGCCCACTGGCTGACGGACATGAAGGAGGGCCTCTGCCTGACGGGCTTCTGGTTCAACCACGAGCATTGCTGCTGGACCTCCAACGAGACCACCTTCAAGGAGCGGGACCGCTGCCCCCAGTGGCAGAGCTGGGCGGAGCTCATCACGGGCACCTCGGAG GGCGCGTTCGCCTACATCGTGAACTACCTGATGTACATCCTCTGGGCTCTGCTCTTCGCCCTGCTGGCCGTGGCGCTGGTCAGAGCCTTCGCCCCGTACGCATGCGGATCGGGAATACCCGAG ATCAAAACCATCCTGAGCGGGTTCATCATCCGCGGGTACCTGGGCAAGTGGACCCTGATCATCAAGACCATCACGCTGGTGCTGGCCGTGTCCTCGGGCCTCAGCCTGGGGAAGGAGGGCCCGCTGGTCCACGTGGCCTGCTGCTGCGCCAACATCCTGTGCCACCTGTTCACCAAGTACCGCAAGAACGAGGCCAAGCGGCGAGAG GTGttgtcggcggcggcggcggtgggcgTGTCCGTGGCGTTCGGCGCTCCCATTGGAGGAGTCCTGTTCAgcctggaggag gtgAGCTACTACTTCCCCCTGAAGACGCTGTGGCGCTCGTTCTTCGCCGCCCTGGTGGCGGCGTTCACGCTGCGCTCCATCAACCCGTTCGGGAACAGCCGCCTGGTGCTGTTCTATGTGGAGTTCCACGCCCCGTGGCACCTGGTGGAGCTGGCGCCCTTCATCCTGCTCGGCATCTTCGGCGGCCTGTGGGGGGCGCTGTTCATCAGGGCCAACATCGCCTGGTGCCGCCGGC gtAAGTCCACCCATCTGGGCCACTACCCGGTGATGGAGGTTCTGGTGGTGACAGCGCTCACCGCCGTGCTCGCGTTCCCCAACAGCTACACGAGGATGAGCGGCGCCGAGCTCATCGCCGAGCTGTTCAACGACTGCTCGCTGCTCGACTCCTCGCAGCTCTGCGGCTACAAGCAG aTCAACGCATCAGAACCGGTGGGTACCAGTTTGGCGGACCGGCCCGCGGGCGTCGGCCTCTACACGGCTCTGTGGCAGCTCGCCCTGGCGCTCGTCTTCAAGATGATGATCACCGTGATCACGTTCGGCATGAAG gTTCCCTCCGGCCTCTTCATCCCCAGCTTGGCGGTCGGCGCCATCGCCGGCCGGCTGCTGGGCGTCGGCATGGAGCAGCTGGCCTACTACAACCACGACTCCTTCATCTTCAGAGGGTGGTGCTCGCCGGGGGCCGACTGTATCACGCCGGGGCTCTACGCCATGGTGGGCGCCGCCGCCTGTTTGG GTGGCGTGACCCGCATGACGGTGTCGCTGGTGGTCATCATGTTCGAGCTGACCGGCGGCCTGGAGTACATCGTCCCCCTCATGGCGGCCACCATGACCAGCAAATGGGTGGCAGATGCGTTGGGGAGAGAGGGGATctacgag GCCCACATCCGGCTCAACGGGTACCCGTTCCTGGAGCCCAAAGAGGAGTTCGGCCACAGCAGCCTGGCGGTGGACGTGATGCGGCCCCGCCGGTCGGACCCGGCGCTCGCCGTGCTCACGCAGGAGGGCATGACGGTCGGGGAGGTGGAG GCGTTGGTGGAGAGCACTCGCTACAGCGGCTTCCCCGTGGTCGTGTCCCCGGAGTCCCAGAGGCTGGTGGGCTTCGTGCTCCGGAGAGACCTGCTCATCTCCATCG acaatGCCCGTAAGCACCAGGAGGGCGTGGTCAGCGCGTCCCAGGTGTTCTTCACGGAGCACGCCCCCCCGGCCCAGCCCGACgacgccccgccccccctgcGCCTGCGCAGCATCGTGGACCTGAGCCCCTTCACGGTCACCGACCACACGCCCATGGACATCACCGTGGACATCTTCAGGAAGATGGGGCTCCGGCAGTGCCTGGTCACGCACAacgg gagGCTTCTGGGCATCATCACTAAAAAGGACATCCTGAAGCACATGGCGCAGATCGCCAACAGGGACACCGACTCCATCCTCTTCAACTGA